Below is a window of Congzhengia minquanensis DNA.
AACAACACGTGGTCGTAAGATTTGAGTCTGATTCTCATTTTCTGGCTTGCCTGTGCCATTTGTGTTTCCTCCTTAAATCAAATTTTTGTCTGTGATGGAACGACGTTTTCTAAGACACCGAGCCGGGCGTTTAGCGCCTGCTCATAAATAATGCCGAAAACCAAATCGGTCTCCGGGTCTTAAAAATGCTCAATCTGCACAAACGGACACACGCTCAGGGCACAACTACCCTTAAGCGCCTCTTTTGTAATAAGTAAGCCGTTTTGCGTATGACTGTCGCCCGGTTTCATGAATCGGACATTCTCCATGGAAAAACCCGCTTATTTGTGCGCGGCAACCTCCCACTTCCTCGTATGCCATGTCACAGCCCTTATATTATACTATAATTCTTAGCATTATTGCAAGTTTTTTCTCGGAAAACCGAAAAAAATATATACCAAAATTTTTCATGTATTACGCCAGTATATTTGTGCATATTTTACCACTGCCGCAGGCGCCTGAAAAAACGCCCGCGGCTCCAGGTCAGTTTAGAATGTTGAAATACTTTAAAAGGCAAATGCAGTCTTTAAATGCCTGCTGGTAGAGAAACGCTCCCTCTCGCTCCAAGCGTAAACTGAATATTTCTACCCGTTTCATAATAAACGAGTAGTCCTCCTCGTCAAATTTCTTTTCAAGCTCGCGTTGCGCTTGTTCACATTGCAGCTCTAACTTAGTACAAGTTTCTGTTTGTTGAAACGCGCGCAGCGCGCTTTCCATAATATACACCATCTGTTCCGCCGACTCGCCCGTATCCATCATTATAACACCTCCTTTCTATACTTTTGCTCACTTTCAATACACTACTATAGCACCCAATTAAAAAAAATGTTTACGGTACACCCTAACAGGCGTAAAAAAATTTGAAACTCACCTTCTCCTATGATATAATAGTATTATTACATAAAAAAGGAAATCAAAATGAAACAATTCACCATAACAAAAAACGACGCAGGCCAACGGCTGGACAAATATTTAATTAAAACCTTAAAAACCATGCCCAAAAGCCTGGTGTATAAATCCCTGCGGAAAAAGAAAGTGAAAATTAACGGCAAACGTATTACCGACGGCGGGCTTATGCTGTATGAGGGCGACGTTTTGGAGGCCTACATAAACGACGAGTTTTTTGAGCTGAAAGACAGCGAAAACGAATTTCTGCTCCTCACCTCCGCCTCCTTAGACATTGTGTATGAGGACGAAAACATTCTTTTGGCAAACAAACCCCAGGGCTTAAGCGTTCACTCTGACGAAACCGGCTCGCCGGACACGCTGATTAACCGCATTCAAAAATATTTGTACGACAAGGGCGAATATGACCCAGGGCAAGACCGCACCTTTGCCCCTGCCCTGGCCCACCGCATTGACCGCAACACACAGGGGCTTGTTTTAGCGGCAAAAAACGCCGAGGCCCTGCGGGTGCTGTGCGAAAAAATAAAACAAAAGGAAATTAAAAAATATTACCTTTGCATTGTCTGCGGCCATCTTCCTGAACCAAGCGCAACCTTAAGGGCTTATCACAGGAAAGACGAAACCACAAAACAGGCCAAAATATTTGACCGCCCCGCTCCCGGCGCAAAAGAGATTATCACAAAATATAAAGTGGTAAAACGTTTCAAAAACCACGACCTGGCGGAGGTGCTGCTTGTCACAGGCCGCACCCACCAAATCCGCGCTCACATGGCCCATATCGGTCATCCCCTTTTCGGTGACGGCAAATATGGCCGGCCGGACAAAACCCTTTCACAAACCCGCCAGGCGCTCATTGCATATAAAATTCGGTTTGATTTTCAAACCGACGCAGGCGTTCTTTCCTATTTAAAAGGAATGGAGCTGAAAGTGAAAAACCCCGTGCTTTGTGAAGCTGACATAGAAAACCAACTGTAGGAGGATTTAAAATGGAAAAAAGAACATTTCAAAACTTAGACGTGGAAAGCTCGTTGTTGGGCTTTGGCTGCATGCGCTTTCCCTTAGACAAAAACGGCAAAATCGACGAGCCCCTGGCAGAACAAATGATGGATGACGCCATGGCCGCAGGCGTTACATACTACGACACGGCGGTGCCCTATCACGAGGGCAGCAGCGAACCGTTTGTAGGCCGCGTTTTAGAAAAATATCCCAGGGAGTCTTACCTTTTGGCAACCAAGCTTCCCTGCTGGGACGTAAACGACAAATCCGACGTGCGCAGGCTGTTCGACATGCAGATGAAAAAACTGAACAAAGACTATTTCGACTTTTACCTGCTCCACGCTCTGGATTTGGGCCGTTTCCGCAAAATGCGGGACTTAGGCGTAATTGAAGAATGTGAAAAGCTGAAAG
It encodes the following:
- a CDS encoding RluA family pseudouridine synthase, coding for MKQFTITKNDAGQRLDKYLIKTLKTMPKSLVYKSLRKKKVKINGKRITDGGLMLYEGDVLEAYINDEFFELKDSENEFLLLTSASLDIVYEDENILLANKPQGLSVHSDETGSPDTLINRIQKYLYDKGEYDPGQDRTFAPALAHRIDRNTQGLVLAAKNAEALRVLCEKIKQKEIKKYYLCIVCGHLPEPSATLRAYHRKDETTKQAKIFDRPAPGAKEIITKYKVVKRFKNHDLAEVLLVTGRTHQIRAHMAHIGHPLFGDGKYGRPDKTLSQTRQALIAYKIRFDFQTDAGVLSYLKGMELKVKNPVLCEADIENQL